The Juglans microcarpa x Juglans regia isolate MS1-56 chromosome 8D, Jm3101_v1.0, whole genome shotgun sequence genomic sequence AGGAAAGCAATGCATGAAGAAGGATGAGAGGGTTTGCAGTGCAGAAAGCACGAAGGGTTTTGGACGTGAAGCAAGAGAAGGAAGTGAAAACGAAACTTGCACAAGAAGATAAGAAGTGAAGGGGAGAAATAAAGTGTTAAGGAGCAATAAATACCTATAACGGTTGATAAAGGGGCATGCGTATCAACATGAGGATGAAAGGACTCTGACAGACATAGGAGGAATAACAAGCAGAACCCCAAACGTTGCCCCAAGTACGAGTCTCATCGCACCGCGTGTGACGAGGACTCGCGTGGTAACTGGGAGGGCTCTGGCCCAATCCAAAAGACCCAACACCTCTTGCATAGAAGCCCCATTACACAACACAAATTGAGGCTTCGTGTGGTAATTGGAGGGGCTTCAATTCTACTGAAAGGGTCAAACGACATCTAGTGTAAAAGTCCCATCACACAATGCATGATGAGACTTTGCGGGGTAACTGGAAGGGCTTTAATACCACCATAAGGGTTCGCGGGGTGTGACCATGGGCCTAGGTAATGGTGGCCCAGCGAATCACTCCACTCAAGGCTCAAACCCCTCTGGCGCGAAAAGGCTCATGCCAGTTTGTTAAGGACATAAACGCCTGCCCGCTTATCCTAAGACAGTTGGgatattcattcattcaaagTGAGTAAATAGCCTGAATGTTCCGaggttcaaatttcaaatagtgAGCAAAACAGTTAGTCCAGGTGATCCTAAGAAGTCaaaaactctatttaaaaaatctaagtAAGCTAATGAAATCTCTAGAATAATTAGTCTCTAAGAAGattcttattattattgatttaggCATCGGGGGTGCCCCATCAAACCCCTCAAGCCAccttactctttggttgcaggagATTGGAAGTGCATAGCAGTGAAACAAGTCCTTAACAAGTAAAATACTGATTAAAGATTCCTCACTACTATTCCAAGAAAAACTGCATACCATTTACCTTAGTTTTGAGTTTGTTGAATATCTTTCAGCCTTGTCATGTTCCTTTCCAATGCACACTATTTCTTGAAAATGTGAACTGCCCAACACTAGGCAATTCTGACCATAAACGTAGTTATTTTATGGTTATTGGCCTTCTTTGACATTCAACGGTGTTTCAATTCCTGCCATTGACACCTCACATAATAGGTGTTGATGTCTGTTCGCTtgtaactcaattttttttttccagctatGTAAATGTGAATTCCCAAAATTGAGCAATTTACCCTTAAACCTTTCCAATCAATACTTGGCTAATGATgcttatcatattttatttatcaatatggtcataatttatttttgtgtaatttttttatgactaaagcatttatcaaaatttcacATTTCAGTCTTACAGTACAGGAAAGGGATTAATCATGCCAgcctcaaaattcaaatttattcGTATTTGTCTCTTGATTTACAGAGATGATATCCGTAAAGAGACGACACAGATATGCCCTTCTCAAACCTTTGTCCGAAATTCAACTAAAGTTTAAGCATCAGAATTTGGCTTCTTTTTTTATGAGCATCTTTAGGTTTGATGTTGACGGGTATATAATGTGCAGAGATGGGCTGGCTTCAGAGACTTATCGGAATGGTATTTGAGACAAAGACCCATTCCCTTTGTGTGTGGAGCTCTGCTCATCTAATATTTTGCAGTTATTTcatgttagatacagttttaaaatatataagtaagaTGAcgtccttttaaaaaaaattagaatccaccattgaaaaaatattttttttcatatgggtttCAAATTTGAGTTAGTGTATGTACAGTTTCTGAATAGGGACTGCTCATACAAACTTGAACAGTTgcctttaaaatttttttaaaattacaataatatccctTTCAAAATGGTGCTTTTTCCCATTTAATGAAACGCATCAATGGGTCTGCACACGCAATCTTTACTtggagactgcaaatagaatttatctttaaatttattcacttttttcaaaatgagtgtaactatcatttctcttcctttatAATCCTTATTCCAATACAAAGAGCCATTACCTTTGTGTGTGAACGAAAGACATCCAATCTGAACACAATTGGAGGCCAATTCTGTCTGAAACTCCTTTTGCCTACATAAGAATTCGATATATTGTTTGGCAAATCAATggttttgttctgtttttttggTCCTCGATTAAGAAAATCTGTCGTTATCGAATCTAAAGGACAGATATGATATGCTGTATTCCAAATTTCCGTTCTGCTCaagcattttcatttcatcccatGGCTCTAAACTCTCTATCTGAAGGATCGCTTCCTAAACAATGAAGCGATTTGATCACATCAGACTCCAATTTGACTTGGCATCCTCAAGAGGGAATATGCTCATATTTTCATTTGTTCTATCTTATCCAAACCATTTAAACCGTAGTTGCCTCGGGTGCATCATTTGAGGCTCCCAAGTTGACAGCTTGtcagaaacaaaaaaaagaaatcttcaAGGAACAAAGggaaagaataaaaacaatttttttttttttttttttgagcattTTCAGATGCTTCCAAGTTCCAACATTTATGATTTATTCAGTGTTGATCAGAAGAATTGTTTAAGGAAGAGTGGAATAGCAGTTTTTTGTTGTGGGTTCTTATGGCAGGGTCTGATTATCAAGCCAAATCTACAGATAGGAGTAATAATGTAACAATTTTAGCAGCAGAAGGGGTTCAGTTCCTTTTATCTGGCGAAGAAAAggtaatctttttttaaaattctttagaTAAATGAAGGAAAGCAACACTGCTTCTAGAAATTGGACGATCATAGCAGAAGGGGTACAGTTACAAAATCTTAAAACCTTGGCTTCCACCAACCTTAAATCAATTGCTTGATTCCAGTTTATAAATGGTCTCTCTTTCAGCTTTTACAGAAGTACTAATATAGATTCTTGGGCTGATCTTGAAAATAGGTACCATTATCCTCTTGTGATGGGAAGACAGCTTGTCTCTTCTTCTCAGCAAACTGGTGCAGAACCTGCAAAACTTTTATCCCCAAACTGGTACAAATTTATGACATGCTGAGTACAAGATGTGAAAAGATGGAGATAGTGTTTGTTTCATTCGATCATAACGAAAATCAATTCGAGGAACACTTCAAGTGCATGCCATGGCTTGCAGCTCCATTTGATGTGAATTTGAGCAGACGATTGAGCAAAAGGTACCATGTAAAACATTTGCCATCACTAATTGCATTGAATAGCGATGAAACATCAATTGAAGAGGACTTGGTTGGGTTGATTGAAGACTATGGGGCTGAAGCATTTCCTTTCACTAGGAGTAGAAGAGAGGAATTGAAGGCTGCTGATACTGCGAAGCTGGAAGGAGGAAAATTAGTAGATCTTTTGGCACACAAAGGAAGAAGTCATCTCATAGCCATGGACGGTAGAAAGGTGATCATGAACATCATCTATATCTGCCCTTTCTAATTGGCATAAATTGACATGTTCTAGTACTCTTTTGCAGGTTGTAGTGTCTGAACTTGTTGGCAAGACTATAGGCATCTACTTTGGAGCACATTGGTGCCCACCTTGTCATACCTTCACTGCACAGCTTTTGGAAGTTTACAACGAGCTCACGACTTCCGAAGAAGAACAACGCTTTGAAATTATATTCGTCTCGACAGATCGAGACCTTGAAGAATTTGGCATGAGTCTGAAAAGCATGCCATGGCTGGCTATACCATATTCGGACAAAACACGACATGACCTATGTAGGATCTTCGATATCAAAGGGATTCCTTCCTTAGTCATGATTGGACCAGAAGGAAAACCCATTAGTACAAATGGGAAGGGCATCATCTCCTTGTATGGTGCCAAGGCTTTCCCGTTCACAGAGTCAAAGCTCAGAGATTTGGAAGCTGCCCTGAGGAAAGAAGGAGATGCACTGCCTAGGCAAGTGAATGATATAAAGCATGAGCACTTGCTCAAGTTGGATATGGCCAAAGAATACCTATGCGATTCTTGCAAAAAGAGAGGGAGATTTTGGGCCTTTTCTTGTGATGTATGTGACTATGACCTGCATCCATGCTGTATGGAAGAAACATCTTAAGAATTGGTGGGAGGTGTATGACTTTTGGAGTAAAATATAGATTGGTTAGTCATTTACCTCCCACTCTGTAATGATGAATTTTTGTCTCTAGTTTTAGAGGGTGTGACACTGTGACTGACGGGTATGTTATCATCATCAGAAAGAAAGTAACTCTTGTTAGACCAATCGAAACAGAAATTATAGacttcaaacttcaaattattatacttctttcaaaatttctcaGCAGCCTTTATTGTTTGGTACATTCCGTTTCCTCCGCAAGCTACTACCCATTGTCATCTCTAACTCAAATGACATGTGCTAACTGTGGGAATCACGCGTGGCATGGAGAGGGTAAGCAACAATAGGGTGATGGTTAAGGTTGTATATCTGGGTGTGGGTCCGACTTGGACCCACCGGGTCAACCAGGGTTATGATCCAGGCCAGTACCTAGTTGAATTCGGGTTGAAATCCAGAAATCCATGTACGTATCCGAGTTAtatccaagatttttttttacttttttaaaaattttattttactaattttttttaaaataagaaatcacCTCATTTTGGGcataaacttcttttttttttaaaaaaaaaaaaagaaaaaaagaaaaagtaaactCTAATTGTGGGTACTGGGTTTAAAACTCGATATCTGCCTCATTTATCCATACCTATCCTTGAATATAGGTGGGTTGGTAATTTGGTTATCACCCAAATCGATAATCGCGTCCAGAACTCGGTTATCCGAGTTCCAAACTGAGCCAGGAAAAAATCTAGCTCAAATGGACAATGCTAGTGATGGTTCTCAAGCTGAGTTGTACGGAATCAAAACTCATGTAGCAAGTGATGAAGAGGTAATAGTTAAGAGGAACAAATGACAATAAGGTGGTAGTTCGCAAGTGAAATAGAATTGGTAATTAGAGCTTTAGTGAATTATGATCACTTTAATTTCCTCGACATGATCCCAAGAATGAGGCCCACATCAATATGACATTGAGTGTAAAGGCACCTAACAGCGTTTTCCAAAACTCAGGGTGTGAGGGGAGCTACTCCCAGTGATGGGCTCGATCGAACAAGCCCAGCCCACACAACACGGGCAGGCCTAATGGCAGACCGGTAAAAGAACAGGATGGCTCAGGCCAAGCCATGAAGGACAAGGTCAGCGCATGAAGCCCATAGCGAAGCTGCAAGGCAACACACACGGAGCACGAGGTCTAAGCCAGGGAGCCTGATATGACTACTAGCCGACAAGTGCACACACAGGATTAGGGACACCCTAGGTCCCTGAGCGCCGATAGTTGGACAAGACCTGGAAGGTGGGAGCACCTGACTAAGGCGACGCCGCATTTAATGAAGGACGAAAGCGGGCACACCACGACGAGGGCCCAAGGTTGTCAGCGGTCATGATGATTAGGCATGGATGGTCTGTCACATGGCAGGGAGCTGGCAGAGGATGTGGTCTGGGTACGGAGTGGCACCACCACGATCAGCCTAACAAGGGATCGCCCTTACCAGGTATAAATACCTCACCCTTGGGGGCAAAAACACACACATTAGTTGAAAGCTTAGACAAATCATTGGTTCAGAACCCAAACATAGGCATCAAAGGTATCCCCCACCACCCCGAGCCTTCATTCCTTTTATACACAAGAACCGACCAAACTAGGAGGGCAGAGTTGCTTGGGCTGTGAAACACAATATCAATAGTGGCACCATCTGTGGGATTCATCCTATAGAAGCATGTCCTTTGCATGTCGGCAACGACTTGTTCCCAGACTTCGCAAAGAGAAGAAGTCTAGTTCAGAACAATGGAGGCAAGGCTCACCGAGATGGGAGACATGATAAAGAGGCTGATGGAGGAAGTAAAAGGCCTCTGACAAGAAAATGTTGCACTACGAAGAACTGGTAGAAGGAGCGGAACCGGCCACAATGAACACCCTAAATCGCGGGGCGCACCAAAGGTCGTTATGGCCGAAGAAGAGAGACACATGATGCAGCTCGAGCTCCAGGCGCTCAGAGACAAGTATGCAGAAATGGCCAAGCAAATGGGCACATCGTCCTCTGTGGATCAGCTGCTCACTACCACGAACTTGCCATACTGCATAGAAGTAATGGTAATCCTTCTCCTGACTAAGTTAAGGTCCCACAAATGGAAGCGTACAACGGGTCCAGAGACCCACTAGAACACTTGGAGATGTTCAAAACCCACATGACCCTTCACGGGTACCCAAGAGAGGTCGCGTGCCGAGCCTTTCTAACGCGCAGCAAGAGTCTGCTCGAATCCCTGCCACGAGGGTCCATTGACAGCTTTTGCGAGATGGCCCGTCTCTTCCTAACGTAGTTCATGGCTAGCCGAAACACGAGTTGCTCGACCGCCTACTTCCTAACGGTAAAGCAACATGATAACAAGAGCCTGAAGTTGTACCTCTCCCAATTCAATCAAGAGTGTATGACCACCAAcaaccaagatgagaagatcaccCTGGCAACCCTGCTAGGGGGGATCTAGCACGAAAAACCTCCACGACTCTAAGAGAGTTCATGGACCGAGCCGATGACTTTATAAATGCCGGGGACACCCTCAGGGCTTTGAAGGCCCCTTGGAGAGCAGAACTGGAACAAGAGAACAAGAAAGCTACAGGGCGGAACAGTGGGGCGAACCATGAAGGAAACAAGAAAGGTGCACAGGAAGACAAACGACAAAACGAGGCACTGGCCTAGGTGCTTGGCAAACCACGTACGCACACGAATATGGCCGTGGAAGGAGACCACCGCCCGAGCTTGCGGGAGGAACCTCAATGAGGTCAGGAGAGTGCTAGATACTGTACCTACCACCAGTTTGACCGGCATCGAATTGAGGACTGCTATACATTGAAATGAAGAATGGAAGAATTGGGGAACTCGTTGGAACAAGGACAAGAAGGGGAAGAAACACCGGCATGACGATCAAATGGCCACCTAAGGCCCTGGCGAAGTGAGGGTCCAAGGAGACAGAGGGCCAGAAGGGGGGCCTAAAGGAGCCCGTGATGTTGAATCCCAATTAGGGTAGGAACCTCGATAGGTGAAATTCGCACGATCGTGGGGGATATGCTGGAGGCAGACCCACCTCATCTGCACGAAGGGCCCACACCTATAGGGCTAGGTACGAGGAAGTATTCACGATAGCGCCACCAGTACGAGAGGCACACCGGGGGAGCTGCCATAACGTTCAATGAGAAGGACAAAGAATGCATCCTCCACCCCCATGATGATGCCCTAGTGGTCACCGTGTAGGTGGCTAACTTCACCACACAGAGAGTCTTGGTCGACAATGGCAGCTCGGCAAATATCCTATTCTGGGAGGCCTTCGTTAGGATGGGAATTGGTCCGAACCAATTACGCTCTGCGCCGATGTCATTCAAAGGTTTCACAAGAGACATTGTCCATGCAATGGGAGCCATAACCCTATCCATCCAAGCCGGGACCTAAGACTTTAGCTACGATGGCCGATTTCCTAGTAGTGAAAGTCCCGTCCTCATACAATGCGACATTGGGTCACTTAACCTTGAACAATTTGAAGGCAGTAACATCCACGTACCATCTTGAGATGAAGTTCCCTACCTACACAGGAGTGAGAGAGATCTGAGGCGAACAGGTGCTGGCCCAAGAATGTTACACATGGGTGTTGAGGCATGAGGGGAGGGAGGTCAGAACTCTCAAAGAAGCCCTAAAGGTCGCCAAACCACCCTCATCGCCCACCTTGGCCAAATGGGACAATGAAGTCCAAGACGAGCAAGCTCTACAGCAAGTAGAGCCTAATGAGCCCTTGGAACTGAAGTTATCGGCTTGATCCATAAACTCTCATAACGTGGCGGGAGTCCTCCTTGCCAATTTTGCCATGAACTGGGATTGGGGCCATACCTCTCCTAAAAGCGTTGCTAAAGTTATCTTCTCGTCTTAGTCGTCCATAGTCATGCGCTCTTTTATTGAACTTGGATCAGTATACTTTCAAACCTTCATCTTCCTTCTGCTTGATGGTAAGGAGATACGCCGCGGGGCATC encodes the following:
- the LOC121241885 gene encoding probable nucleoredoxin 3, which codes for MAGSDYQAKSTDRSNNVTILAAEGVQFLLSGEEKVPLSSCDGKTACLFFSANWCRTCKTFIPKLVQIYDMLSTRCEKMEIVFVSFDHNENQFEEHFKCMPWLAAPFDVNLSRRLSKRYHVKHLPSLIALNSDETSIEEDLVGLIEDYGAEAFPFTRSRREELKAADTAKLEGGKLVDLLAHKGRSHLIAMDGRKVVVSELVGKTIGIYFGAHWCPPCHTFTAQLLEVYNELTTSEEEQRFEIIFVSTDRDLEEFGMSLKSMPWLAIPYSDKTRHDLCRIFDIKGIPSLVMIGPEGKPISTNGKGIISLYGAKAFPFTESKLRDLEAALRKEGDALPRQVNDIKHEHLLKLDMAKEYLCDSCKKRGRFWAFSCDVCDYDLHPCCMEETS